The Streptomyces puniciscabiei genomic interval GTTCGCGGCGGCGGGGGAGGGCTGACGCTCGTTAGCCTCACGGTGTGGAGTACGGGAAGATGCGCGCCGTCGCCGAGGAGCTCGATGCCTTCGCCGGGCAGCTGGAAGGGGCCTGGAGCGTCGAGATCGGACCGTCGGGTCCGGTCCTGGCGATGAGGCGGGCGCCGGTGCGCCACCAGGGGACGGTCCGCCGCATCCGTGAGCAGCTCGACGGGCAACTGCCCGCCACTCACCCCGGCCACATCTGTGCGAGCGGCCCGCAGATCGAGTGCCCGGCGATCGGCCGCATGCGCCGCCCGGACGCGGTGGTTCTGCCGGAGGCGGCCCTCGACGAGGAAGGGTTCGCCGTTGACGCGGCACAGGTGCCCGCGGTCATCGAGGTCGTTCCGCTGCACCCCTACCCGGGCCTCGGCGAAAAGCTCGCCGATTACCCCGCCATATCAGCCGCTGTCTGATCGTCGACCCTCGCGCCGGCACCGTCCAGGTCCACTCCGACCCGTGCAAGGGCCGTTACGTCTGCAC includes:
- a CDS encoding Uma2 family endonuclease, translating into MEYGKMRAVAEELDAFAGQLEGAWSVEIGPSGPVLAMRRAPVRHQGTVRRIREQLDGQLPATHPGHICASGPQIECPAIGRMRRPDAVVLPEAALDEEGFAVDAAQVPAVIEVVPLHPYPGLGEKLADYPAISAAV